In the Campylobacter showae genome, one interval contains:
- a CDS encoding homoserine dehydrogenase has translation MNIAILGVGTVGEAVAKILLQNKKLIAARCGEEIVPVIGVVRNLSKKRDVAIPLTDDIDSVLERDDIDVFVELMGGVEEPFRVVSKILERKKAVVTANKALLAYHRYALQNLAQNTPFGFEASVAGGIPIIRALREGLSANHILSINGILNGTSNYILTSMMSKGSNFADALKKAQELGYAEADPTFDVGGFDAAHKLLILASIAYGVHGNPEDILIEGIEGITPEDIFFANDFEYVIKLLAIAKKTGDKVELRVHPALVPKDKMIAKTDGVTNAVSVVGDAVGETMFYGPGAGGPATASSVISDLIDIARDGKSPMLGYKAPFELNALELLDPSEICTKYYFRLRVEDKVGVLAKITNLMSENNLSIDSLLQKPKDESPYATLFFTTHTSVEKDVRRTMEILQEQEFVKEKPFMMRIEE, from the coding sequence ATGAATATAGCCATTTTAGGCGTCGGCACGGTCGGAGAAGCCGTAGCTAAAATTTTACTCCAAAATAAAAAACTAATCGCGGCAAGATGCGGCGAGGAGATAGTTCCGGTTATCGGCGTCGTTAGAAATTTAAGCAAAAAAAGAGACGTCGCCATCCCTCTCACGGACGATATAGATAGCGTCCTAGAGCGCGACGATATCGACGTTTTCGTCGAGCTTATGGGCGGCGTCGAGGAGCCTTTTAGGGTCGTTAGCAAAATTTTAGAGCGTAAAAAAGCCGTCGTAACGGCAAACAAAGCGCTACTAGCCTATCACCGCTACGCCCTGCAAAATTTGGCGCAAAACACGCCCTTTGGCTTCGAGGCTAGCGTCGCGGGCGGCATACCTATCATCAGAGCCCTTCGCGAGGGCCTTAGCGCAAACCACATCCTAAGTATCAACGGGATTTTAAACGGCACGAGCAACTACATCTTAACCTCGATGATGAGCAAGGGCTCAAATTTCGCGGACGCGCTAAAAAAAGCCCAGGAGCTAGGCTATGCCGAGGCCGATCCGACCTTTGACGTCGGAGGCTTTGACGCGGCGCATAAGCTACTGATCCTAGCCAGCATCGCATACGGCGTACACGGCAACCCCGAAGACATCCTGATAGAAGGCATCGAAGGCATAACGCCCGAGGACATCTTTTTTGCCAACGATTTCGAGTACGTCATCAAACTGCTCGCCATCGCCAAAAAAACCGGCGACAAGGTTGAGCTGCGCGTGCATCCGGCGCTAGTACCCAAAGATAAAATGATAGCTAAAACAGACGGCGTGACAAATGCCGTGAGCGTAGTGGGCGACGCGGTCGGCGAGACGATGTTTTACGGTCCGGGCGCTGGCGGTCCGGCGACGGCAAGCTCGGTCATCAGCGATCTGATCGACATCGCCAGGGACGGCAAATCTCCGATGCTAGGCTACAAGGCGCCCTTTGAGCTAAACGCGCTTGAGCTTTTAGACCCGAGCGAAATTTGCACGAAGTATTATTTTAGGCTTAGGGTCGAGGACAAGGTCGGCGTACTGGCTAAAATCACGAATTTAATGAGCGAAAACAACCTCTCTATCGATAGCCTGCTACAAAAACCAAAGGACGAGAGTCCGTATGCGACGCTATTTTTCACGACGCATACGAGCGTGGAAAAGGACGTAAGGCGCACTATGGAAATTTTGCAAGAGCAAGAGTTTGTAAAAGAAAAGCCTTTTATGATGAGGATAGAAGAGTAA
- a CDS encoding NAD(P)/FAD-dependent oxidoreductase gives MLDLAIIGGGPAGLSAGLYATRGGLKNVVMFEKGMPGGQITGSSEIENYPGQKAPGESGIDFMSTWVAQCTHFGLKHELAGVERVVKNSDGSFTVKLEGGKEELAKAVIVATGSTPRRAGFAGEDEFFGRGVSTCATCDGFFYKNKEVAVLGGGDTAIEEALYLANICSRVYIIHRRDEFRAAPVTLEKARANAKIEFITSATIKQAYGDKAGLAGLIINTKEGERDLKVPGVFVFVGLNVNNDVLRQENGEFVCKTEDGGQVSVDLKMQTSVPGLFAAGDIRKDAPKQVIVAAGDGAVAALSALSYIESLH, from the coding sequence ATGTTAGATTTAGCAATCATCGGAGGCGGTCCTGCCGGACTTAGCGCGGGACTTTACGCCACTCGCGGCGGACTAAAAAACGTCGTAATGTTTGAAAAAGGAATGCCGGGCGGCCAAATCACGGGCAGCTCAGAGATAGAAAACTATCCAGGTCAAAAAGCGCCCGGCGAGAGCGGCATAGACTTTATGAGCACGTGGGTCGCGCAGTGCACGCATTTTGGCCTAAAGCACGAGTTGGCGGGCGTCGAGCGTGTGGTAAAAAACTCTGACGGCAGCTTCACGGTCAAGCTTGAAGGCGGCAAAGAAGAGCTCGCCAAAGCAGTCATCGTGGCTACCGGCTCCACTCCGCGCCGCGCGGGCTTTGCGGGCGAGGACGAGTTTTTCGGCAGAGGCGTGAGCACCTGCGCGACTTGCGACGGATTTTTCTATAAAAACAAAGAGGTTGCGGTTCTAGGCGGCGGCGACACGGCGATCGAGGAGGCTCTATATCTAGCCAACATCTGCTCGCGCGTCTACATCATCCACCGCAGAGACGAGTTTCGCGCAGCGCCCGTCACGCTAGAAAAGGCTCGCGCTAACGCCAAAATCGAGTTCATCACAAGCGCCACGATCAAGCAAGCTTACGGCGACAAAGCAGGCCTAGCAGGCCTAATCATAAATACGAAAGAGGGCGAGCGCGATCTAAAAGTGCCGGGCGTTTTCGTATTCGTCGGACTTAACGTAAACAACGACGTCCTTCGCCAAGAAAACGGCGAATTCGTATGCAAAACCGAGGACGGCGGCCAAGTTAGCGTCGATCTGAAGATGCAAACTAGCGTACCTGGACTATTTGCCGCGGGCGACATCAGAAAAGACGCGCCAAAACAAGTTATCGTAGCCGCAGGAGACGGCGCCGTAGCGGCCCTTAGCGCGCTTAGCTACATCGAGAGCCTGCACTAA
- a CDS encoding LL-diaminopimelate aminotransferase: MFDEIRFNTIERLPNYVFAEVNAIKMAARRAGEDIIDFSMGNPEGRTPQHIVDKLCESAQKDKTHGYSASAGIYKLRLAICNWYKRKYGVNLDPDTEAVAVMGSKEGFVHLAQAVINPGDVAVVPDPAYPIHTQAFLFAGGSVAKMPLKYNDKFELDENKFFEDLLHTIRSSSPKPKYVVVNFPHNPTTVTVQKSFYERLVAMSKQERFYVISDIAYADLTFDGYKTPSIFEVEGAKDVAVECYTLSKSYNMAGWRVGFLCGNKRLCAALKKIKSWVDYGMFTPIQVSATVALDGDQSCVEDIRQIYEKRRDVMLEAFASAGWEMHKPSSSMFIWAKIPPQVGNIGSLEFSKQLLTKASVAVSPGIGFGEGGNDYVRLALIENENRIRQAARNIKKYLKEFA; the protein is encoded by the coding sequence ATGTTTGACGAGATTAGATTTAATACGATAGAACGACTTCCAAACTACGTATTTGCCGAGGTGAACGCCATAAAAATGGCCGCACGCCGAGCGGGCGAAGATATCATCGACTTTTCGATGGGAAACCCGGAGGGTCGCACGCCTCAGCACATCGTCGATAAGCTCTGCGAAAGCGCGCAAAAAGACAAAACTCACGGCTACTCGGCGAGCGCAGGCATCTACAAACTACGCCTAGCCATCTGTAACTGGTACAAGCGCAAATACGGCGTAAATTTGGACCCAGACACTGAGGCCGTCGCCGTTATGGGCAGCAAAGAGGGCTTTGTGCACCTAGCTCAAGCCGTGATAAACCCGGGCGACGTCGCCGTAGTGCCCGATCCTGCATATCCGATCCACACGCAGGCGTTTTTGTTCGCGGGCGGTAGCGTAGCAAAGATGCCGCTAAAGTACAACGACAAATTTGAGCTTGACGAAAATAAATTTTTCGAAGACCTACTTCACACTATCCGCTCAAGCTCGCCGAAACCTAAATACGTCGTCGTAAATTTCCCGCACAATCCTACGACCGTAACCGTGCAAAAGAGCTTCTACGAGCGGCTAGTGGCTATGAGTAAACAAGAGCGTTTTTACGTGATCTCCGACATCGCCTACGCAGACCTTACTTTTGACGGCTACAAGACGCCGAGCATCTTTGAAGTAGAAGGCGCAAAAGACGTCGCCGTCGAGTGTTACACCCTATCAAAAAGCTACAATATGGCCGGCTGGCGCGTAGGATTTTTATGCGGAAACAAGCGACTTTGCGCCGCGCTTAAAAAGATAAAATCATGGGTCGACTACGGCATGTTTACCCCGATCCAAGTCTCAGCAACCGTCGCGCTAGACGGCGATCAAAGCTGCGTCGAGGACATCCGTCAAATTTACGAAAAACGTCGCGACGTGATGCTAGAGGCCTTTGCAAGTGCCGGCTGGGAGATGCATAAGCCAAGCTCGAGTATGTTTATCTGGGCAAAAATCCCGCCGCAAGTCGGAAACATCGGCAGCCTCGAGTTTTCTAAACAGCTGCTTACTAAAGCTAGCGTCGCGGTGAGCCCGGGTATCGGCTTTGGCGAGGGCGGCAACGACTACGTGCGCCTTGCTCTCATCGAGAACGAAAATCGTATCCGCCAAGCAGCGCGAAACATCAAAAAATATCTGAAAGAATTTGCATGA
- a CDS encoding phosphatidylglycerophosphate synthase codes for MNDISLIKELGLNEVARRTHIEAEHLGYIADKNFEKLVRLNVKGFIKILERELDIDFAQWMSEYEAFMSEHNQNNEHKSITVSPKISAYTADGGHSNTGVKLLILALIIAVAGVIYVLNEGDYFSNVLNIFEDKNKSVTYTGAVAVQQAAKSLNEAKQESKNATNDENLYAIKNLEPILPTEENASVAVVVPEVNLSVNSDKNETTQANKEENITQNQEQNTLSDASKEIKQASDDKIWHLTASTKEIKIVPRKKTWLGVINLDENKKRSLDTANSFTIEIGKKQLAVTGHGDINLEIDGQTIKFGDDRPKRFLIEKDKVSLLTYDEFVALNKGKSW; via the coding sequence ATGAATGATATAAGTTTGATAAAAGAGCTGGGACTAAACGAAGTCGCGAGAAGAACTCATATAGAGGCCGAACACCTAGGCTACATCGCTGATAAAAATTTTGAAAAATTGGTACGTTTAAACGTTAAAGGCTTCATTAAAATTTTAGAGCGCGAACTGGATATCGATTTTGCGCAGTGGATGAGCGAATATGAGGCGTTTATGTCCGAGCACAATCAAAACAATGAGCACAAAAGCATAACCGTATCGCCTAAGATCTCCGCATACACCGCGGACGGCGGGCACTCTAATACAGGCGTGAAACTTCTTATATTAGCGCTCATTATAGCCGTTGCCGGCGTAATTTATGTGCTTAACGAAGGTGATTACTTTAGCAATGTTTTAAATATTTTTGAAGACAAGAACAAAAGCGTCACCTATACCGGAGCCGTCGCCGTCCAACAAGCGGCCAAAAGCCTAAACGAAGCAAAACAAGAGAGTAAAAACGCTACAAACGACGAAAATCTATACGCCATAAAAAATCTCGAGCCGATTTTACCAACCGAAGAAAATGCATCCGTAGCCGTTGTCGTGCCTGAAGTAAATTTGAGCGTAAATAGCGATAAAAACGAAACCACGCAAGCAAATAAAGAAGAAAATATCACGCAAAATCAAGAGCAAAATACCTTAAGCGATGCCTCCAAAGAGATAAAGCAAGCAAGCGACGATAAAATTTGGCATCTAACGGCAAGCACCAAAGAGATAAAAATCGTACCGCGCAAAAAAACGTGGCTGGGCGTTATAAATTTGGACGAAAACAAAAAGCGCTCTTTAGATACCGCAAATAGCTTTACGATCGAAATAGGCAAAAAACAGCTCGCTGTAACCGGACACGGCGACATAAACCTCGAAATAGACGGGCAAACGATCAAATTTGGCGACGATAGGCCAAAAAGATTTTTAATAGAAAAAGACAAGGTTTCACTGCTCACATACGACGAATTCGTGGCTCTAAACAAAGGCAAATCGTGGTAA
- a CDS encoding ankyrin repeat domain-containing protein — protein sequence MNKLALSLAALCLIVFVNFIYEKLSGPTRFVVTADTKIIPGSELSKYVTQEEIDDFAFRYWDIDKQIKDDAFAENFRKLLKSKQTDQILKFMQDNNISVDSPVIDGVTPLMYASFYDDEVTAKRLMDMGANARAQDNYKLSPLAYAIENNSTKTAKLLLDSGVKFDEVKAVQYYIDPPFYNNIEKLIIDGDDVKIVFRDNYQVNKESKDANNPMRYIVWHNYVEMADIILASGYRPKLDDHPNTFFHGLRDDSDFMRSLYISLDSHPNYEPMLELLLKYDVVGQPTKEELKKAYEECYDNVKYYTKEKENYIYKMNQGRDEEAEEKIQRTNNKYKYAPYWHIYQDGLLQYKPKPIDPKRIKRFDNQINFHSQFCPDENATFKDIRAFIKWANEIEKRDGINSAIGRAKKGMAQVIYIDSNLSKSDSNSNLQSK from the coding sequence TTGAACAAACTCGCACTTAGCCTCGCCGCTCTTTGCCTTATCGTTTTCGTAAATTTTATTTACGAAAAGCTATCCGGCCCCACTCGTTTCGTAGTTACCGCCGATACTAAGATAATCCCGGGTTCGGAGCTAAGCAAATACGTAACGCAAGAGGAGATAGACGACTTTGCTTTTAGATACTGGGATATAGATAAGCAGATAAAAGACGACGCATTTGCCGAAAATTTCCGCAAGCTTTTAAAATCAAAGCAAACGGATCAAATTTTAAAATTTATGCAAGATAATAACATTAGCGTAGACTCTCCCGTCATAGACGGCGTTACTCCTTTGATGTACGCTAGCTTTTACGACGACGAAGTCACAGCAAAAAGACTCATGGATATGGGCGCAAACGCTCGAGCGCAAGATAACTACAAACTCTCGCCCCTGGCCTACGCCATAGAAAACAACTCTACAAAGACTGCCAAGCTACTACTTGATAGCGGGGTTAAATTTGATGAAGTAAAGGCGGTACAGTACTACATAGATCCTCCGTTTTATAACAACATAGAAAAGCTTATCATAGACGGAGACGATGTAAAGATAGTATTTCGAGATAATTATCAAGTCAATAAAGAATCCAAAGACGCAAATAACCCCATGAGGTATATAGTATGGCATAACTATGTCGAAATGGCCGATATAATCCTTGCTAGCGGGTATAGACCGAAACTAGACGATCATCCAAATACGTTTTTTCACGGACTAAGGGACGATTCTGATTTTATGCGCTCTTTATATATCTCGCTAGATAGTCACCCAAACTACGAACCTATGCTAGAGCTTCTTTTAAAATACGATGTCGTAGGGCAACCTACGAAAGAAGAGCTAAAGAAGGCGTATGAGGAGTGCTACGATAACGTAAAATACTATACGAAAGAAAAAGAAAACTATATCTATAAGATGAATCAAGGCAGAGACGAAGAGGCCGAGGAAAAGATACAAAGAACCAATAATAAATACAAATATGCTCCTTACTGGCACATATATCAAGACGGTCTTTTACAATACAAACCAAAGCCGATAGACCCGAAACGAATAAAAAGATTTGACAATCAAATAAATTTTCATTCACAGTTTTGCCCCGACGAAAATGCTACGTTTAAAGACATTAGGGCTTTTATCAAATGGGCAAACGAAATAGAAAAACGAGACGGGATAAATAGCGCCATAGGTAGAGCCAAAAAGGGCATGGCTCAGGTGATTTACATAGATAGCAACCTAAGTAAATCAGACTCAAACTCAAATTTACAAAGCAAATAG
- a CDS encoding YraN family protein, which yields MGLRAYLFGKSSEDLACEFLLKNGCEILARNFSSKFGEIDVIAKKDGVLRFVEIKATQGDYEVEYRLTPAKFNKILKTIDFYLLQNGANADFQVDLIAIKKDEIKWIENISL from the coding sequence TTGGGGCTTAGGGCGTATCTTTTCGGCAAGAGTTCAGAAGATCTGGCTTGCGAGTTTTTGCTAAAAAACGGCTGCGAGATACTCGCTAGAAATTTTAGCTCCAAATTCGGCGAGATCGATGTCATCGCCAAAAAAGACGGCGTTTTGCGCTTCGTTGAAATCAAAGCTACACAGGGCGACTACGAGGTGGAGTACCGCCTTACGCCCGCTAAATTTAATAAAATTTTAAAAACTATCGACTTTTATCTGCTACAAAACGGCGCAAATGCCGATTTTCAGGTCGATTTGATCGCGATAAAAAAGGACGAGATAAAGTGGATAGAAAATATTAGTTTGTAA
- the trxA gene encoding thioredoxin, with the protein MGKYVELTTANFDVAKEGVALVDFWAPWCGPCRMLAPVIDELAEEFEGKAKICKVNTDEVQDLAVEFGIRSIPTLLFFKNGEVVEQMVGAQSKQAIADKINSLL; encoded by the coding sequence ATGGGAAAATACGTAGAACTAACGACTGCGAATTTCGACGTCGCTAAAGAGGGCGTCGCGCTAGTAGATTTTTGGGCGCCTTGGTGCGGACCTTGCCGTATGCTTGCTCCGGTCATCGACGAGCTAGCCGAGGAGTTTGAGGGCAAAGCTAAAATTTGTAAAGTAAACACCGACGAGGTGCAAGACCTAGCCGTAGAATTCGGCATCCGCTCGATCCCTACGCTTCTATTTTTCAAAAACGGCGAAGTCGTAGAGCAAATGGTCGGCGCACAATCAAAACAAGCCATTGCCGATAAGATAAATTCGCTTCTTTAA